From Acuticoccus sediminis, the proteins below share one genomic window:
- a CDS encoding replication initiator protein A, with protein MVPALQTEMFEVVAYDPPLRDQRDVMEYPFLSIQKGRTKPIVFSDERNGTEVRISSERHTGLANIWDWDLIVFAQAHVNDAIEQGLPTSPRIQFAPYDALRYMRRKTGGGDYRQLAAAIDRLYSTSVRTTIRAEDGGLGAFRWISGFWIPMQYKKALMTKEDLEVFGKMPPDPARPWTIELTPWLYNSILSRKSILAIHPDYFDLTGGMERWLYRLARKAVPEKADFPGFSFRMDTLHKRSGSTRPLRNFALDIRRIAERQPLPEYSVIVNRDGPYELVTLFRDRSKPGRVPRGLKRLIEGET; from the coding sequence ATGGTCCCCGCGCTCCAAACCGAAATGTTTGAGGTCGTCGCCTATGATCCGCCACTGCGGGATCAGCGCGACGTGATGGAGTATCCGTTTCTCTCGATCCAGAAGGGGCGGACGAAGCCGATCGTGTTCTCGGACGAGCGCAACGGCACGGAGGTCCGGATCTCGTCGGAGCGGCATACGGGGCTTGCCAACATCTGGGACTGGGATCTCATCGTTTTCGCCCAGGCCCACGTCAACGACGCGATCGAGCAGGGTCTGCCGACGAGCCCGCGCATCCAGTTCGCGCCATACGACGCGCTTCGGTACATGCGGCGGAAGACCGGAGGTGGCGACTACCGCCAGCTCGCGGCGGCGATCGACCGCCTCTATTCGACATCGGTGCGCACGACGATCCGGGCCGAGGATGGCGGCCTCGGCGCCTTCCGGTGGATCTCGGGGTTCTGGATCCCGATGCAGTACAAGAAGGCGCTGATGACGAAGGAGGATCTGGAGGTCTTCGGAAAGATGCCTCCCGATCCGGCGCGACCGTGGACCATCGAGCTGACGCCCTGGCTCTACAACTCCATCCTGTCCCGCAAGAGCATCCTTGCGATCCACCCGGATTATTTCGACCTGACCGGCGGCATGGAGCGCTGGCTTTACCGGCTGGCCCGCAAGGCAGTTCCGGAGAAGGCGGACTTTCCCGGCTTCTCTTTCCGCATGGACACGCTTCACAAGCGGTCCGGTTCGACGAGGCCCTTGCGGAATTTCGCGCTGGACATCCGTCGGATCGCCGAGCGTCAGCCGCTGCCGGAGTACAGCGTCATCGTGAACCGGGACGGTCCGTATGAGCTGGTCACGCTGTTCCGCGACCGCTCCAAGCCGGGGCGGGTGCCCCGTGGTCTGAAGCGACTGATCGAAGGTGAAACATGA
- a CDS encoding ribbon-helix-helix domain-containing protein, translated as MSSRFTKGLKSLGADEPKARKAMEREAPSADIPRAEAPETSAISYMAPSRRGKKAVTGYFDPAVRQQLAVLAAEEGRSQNDLLAEALNMLFERYRRSPIAKG; from the coding sequence ATGAGCAGTCGATTCACGAAGGGCCTCAAATCCCTCGGCGCCGATGAACCGAAGGCTCGCAAGGCGATGGAGCGCGAGGCACCCTCTGCTGATATTCCCCGCGCCGAGGCGCCGGAGACGTCAGCGATTTCCTACATGGCCCCCAGCCGGCGGGGGAAAAAGGCGGTCACGGGATATTTCGATCCTGCCGTTCGCCAGCAGCTCGCGGTGCTCGCAGCAGAGGAGGGGCGCTCCCAGAACGACCTCCTGGCCGAAGCGCTCAACATGCTGTTCGAGCGCTACCGGCGCTCTCCGATCGCCAAAGGGTAG
- a CDS encoding type II toxin-antitoxin system RelE/ParE family toxin, with translation MSRIVKRPAAERDLIEIYKYIASEAPSRADPFLRRLDEKIRMLAGAPGVGAVRLPHYPDVRMFPVGSYLILYRPLAENAGIELIRVYHAARDWQVLAEDDLP, from the coding sequence TTGTCCCGCATCGTGAAGCGCCCGGCTGCCGAGCGCGACCTCATAGAGATCTACAAATACATCGCTTCAGAGGCGCCTTCCCGGGCAGACCCGTTCCTGCGGCGCCTGGATGAGAAGATCCGCATGCTGGCCGGCGCGCCTGGCGTTGGGGCGGTTCGCTTGCCGCATTATCCTGACGTGCGGATGTTTCCAGTCGGAAGTTATCTGATCCTCTATCGACCTCTGGCTGAGAACGCCGGCATCGAACTCATCCGGGTGTATCACGCCGCCAGGGATTGGCAGGTTTTGGCGGAAGACGATCTCCCGTAG
- the parA gene encoding ParA family partition ATPase, translating to MKTIALINQKGGVGKTTLALHLTTAFHLHGLNAVLLDLDPQSSATEWFDIRTDEVPPVRAIQPSRLEKTLEQARDINTDVIVLDTAPHTESAALAAARAADLIIVPCQPKIMDLRAMRRTADLIRIVKVPAFVVLNGVPHQGSVADEAAEAITADIGLAVAPVRIGYRVAYDRSLISGQTAQELEPQGKAAQEIEALYMWACEHVGMTAAKRRRP from the coding sequence GTGAAGACCATTGCCCTCATCAACCAGAAGGGAGGCGTGGGGAAAACGACCCTCGCGCTTCACCTCACCACCGCGTTTCACCTGCATGGACTGAATGCGGTGCTCCTCGACCTCGATCCACAATCGAGCGCCACCGAGTGGTTCGACATTCGCACCGACGAGGTGCCGCCTGTGCGCGCGATCCAGCCCTCCCGGCTGGAGAAGACACTCGAACAGGCCCGTGACATCAACACCGACGTGATCGTGCTCGACACCGCACCCCACACCGAATCGGCGGCCCTAGCCGCCGCCCGTGCGGCTGATCTCATCATCGTACCGTGCCAGCCGAAAATCATGGACCTTCGGGCCATGCGCCGAACCGCCGATCTGATCCGGATCGTGAAGGTGCCCGCCTTTGTCGTTCTCAACGGCGTCCCGCACCAGGGTTCGGTCGCCGACGAAGCCGCGGAGGCCATCACCGCCGACATCGGCCTTGCCGTCGCGCCGGTGCGTATTGGCTACCGTGTGGCGTATGACCGCTCGCTGATCTCCGGTCAGACGGCCCAGGAACTCGAGCCGCAGGGAAAAGCCGCGCAGGAGATTGAGGCCCTCTACATGTGGGCATGTGAACATGTTGGCATGACAGCAGCAAAGAGGAGAAGGCCATGA
- a CDS encoding type II toxin-antitoxin system ParD family antitoxin, which translates to MARNPSVSLTPHQEAFVGSLVASGRYHGVSEVVRAGLRLLEEKESQRQAVLGRIEAAVAEGLASGPPTELEDIETIIAKAEAEIAAERG; encoded by the coding sequence GTGGCTCGCAACCCCAGCGTCTCTCTCACGCCTCATCAGGAAGCGTTCGTCGGCTCACTCGTCGCCAGTGGCCGTTATCATGGCGTCAGCGAAGTCGTTCGTGCGGGCTTGCGCCTCCTCGAAGAGAAGGAATCACAGCGCCAGGCCGTGCTGGGGCGGATCGAAGCTGCGGTCGCGGAAGGGCTTGCGAGTGGGCCGCCGACCGAACTCGAGGATATCGAGACGATCATCGCGAAGGCCGAAGCCGAGATCGCCGCGGAACGCGGCTGA